A window from Cyprinus carpio isolate SPL01 chromosome A11, ASM1834038v1, whole genome shotgun sequence encodes these proteins:
- the LOC109092687 gene encoding pyrroline-5-carboxylate reductase 1, mitochondrial-like: MSVGFIGAGQLAHALVKGFTAAGVIAANRITASSPDTDLPTVSGLRKMGVNFTTSNKEATHKSDVLFLAVKPHIIPFVLDEIGPDIEDRHLIVSCAAGVTISSIEKVH; encoded by the exons ATGAGTGTGGGCTTTATCGGAGCGGGTCAGCTGGCACATGCCCTGGTCAAGGGCTTCACAGCGGCGG GTGTAATCGCTGCAAACAGAATCACAGCAAGTTCACCGGACACAGATCTGCCCACAGTCTCCGGCctacgg AAAATGGGTGTCAATTTCACTACAAGCAACAAAGAGGCGACACACAAGAGCGACGTTCTGTTCCTGGCCGTCAAGCCACACATCATCCCCTTCGTTCTGGATGAGATCGGTCCAGATATCGAGGACCGTCACCTGATCGTCTCCTGCGCCGCTGGAGTCACTATCAGCTCCATTGAGAAGGTGCACTGA